CATGAATTTTTGGGGATCGCAAAAAGAAATGTTGATCGATTGGCCAGGCTGATAAACGATGTTCTTGATTTTCAGAAGCTTGAAGCGGGAAAGATGACTTTCAATATTGAAGAGAATGATATAAATGAGACAGTATGTGAGGTCTGCCAGACAATGGACACGGTAGCGCGGCAAAAACAACTTGAGATCATTACACGTTGTAAAAAGAATATCCCAACTTTTCGTTTTGACAAAGATAAAATTATTCAGGTGCTGACAAATCTTATAAATAATGCGATCAAGTTTACCGAGAAGGGGTCGGTGACGATAGCTACCTCAGTTAAAGACAATATCGTACAGGTAGCGGTTTCTGATACGGGGATGGGAGTAAAAAAAGAGGATCTAGATCGTCTCTTTAACTATTTTGAGCAGATCGGTGGCAAAGAAAGAAAGGTTGGTGGGACTGGTTTAGGGTTGGTTATCTCTAAAGAAATCGTAGCGCGTCATAATGGCAAAATATGGGTTAAATCAGAGTTTGGAAAAGGAACCACGTTTTATTTTGTTCTGCCGGTTTAGGAACGGAGACGTATTAGTTCGGAGTAGGGAGTTAGGAGTTCGGAGAAAAAACATGAGTGCGCCAAGAAAAGCTAATATAAGCAAGCTGGACAATCCAGCACGTGTAATGGCTAACCACCGGCACGGAACCAAACCATGCGTATAAGGAGGTAACGAATTATGCGAAGCCATGGTAAGGGCAGTTTGTCAGCCACAACGCAAGTGAAGGTATTGAGCCTCGAAAATATCCATATCGCATTGGGTCAAGGGTTTCATGTTCTGGAAACCAATATCAGGACACACGCTAAAGGTGAGAGTGTCTCTGACGTGCCGGGGTCTAAGTCCGTAGCGGGCAAACGAACTGTTTATATTGGAACTTGGGAGAACCGAAGCGTTCCAACAGGAAGCTTCCAAGAAGCCGAAGAGGCAACAAGGAAGTATGGCGTTTTGGTAGTCGGACTGACTCATAGTAGAGGGGTAAACAGGGTAATGCCTGTTAAGTCTCGAAGGTTCGGGACACTCGAAGGGGTCAGCAGTTTAACGCAGAGGGAGGATATCTGTCATGCCGTACACTGATATAGGAGAAACATGGCAGAAATTATCTCTCATAACTGGTCATGCCCGAAGAAACCCTGATTTTCAGTTTACGAGCCTT
This is a stretch of genomic DNA from Candidatus Ancaeobacter aquaticus. It encodes these proteins:
- a CDS encoding HAMP domain-containing sensor histidine kinase, coding for HEFLGIAKRNVDRLARLINDVLDFQKLEAGKMTFNIEENDINETVCEVCQTMDTVARQKQLEIITRCKKNIPTFRFDKDKIIQVLTNLINNAIKFTEKGSVTIATSVKDNIVQVAVSDTGMGVKKEDLDRLFNYFEQIGGKERKVGGTGLGLVISKEIVARHNGKIWVKSEFGKGTTFYFVLPV